Proteins from one Acropora muricata isolate sample 2 chromosome 9, ASM3666990v1, whole genome shotgun sequence genomic window:
- the LOC136928639 gene encoding uncharacterized protein: MAATFEEKLASAVENLPVLYDKTLKEFKDKNKKKNAWQQVAQQLSLESGSVAKKKFENLRARYSREKQRIKKAKKSGTSSDEVLSSVKETSDTFPYLHFLDKHVSPRATKSNLVERREESDHEDDGDGDDENDDTSYMETSSAAGAVEDTESESTSPKAGSSKDHVSDSSASKQKQPKPQSTRKSKQTTTKVDVELEVMKVVGEGLKTMCSSMQQQPQAAKEEKDEDDLFGVFVASQLKCMDQSRKAKAKYHINNMIFQVMMSGPSGDGPTGFMQDLNSGQGFYLG; this comes from the exons atggcggccactTTCGAGGAAAAGCTTGCGAGTGCAGTTGAAAACCTCCCTGTATTATACGATAAAACTTTAAAGGAATTTAAAGAtaagaacaagaaaaagaatGCATGGCAACAAGTTGCACAGCAGCTGAGTTTGGAGTCAG GTtctgttgcaaagaaaaaattcgAGAACCTTAGAGCCAGGTATTCTCGGGAAAAGCAAAGAATCAAGAAAGCGAAGAAATCGGGAACGTCTTCCGACGAAGTACTTAGTTCCGTGAAAGAAACCAGTGACACGTTTCCCTATCTCCACTTTTTAGATAAGCATGTTTCTCCACGAGCTACAAAAAGTAACTTGGTTGAAAGGCGCGAAGAAAGTGATCATGAGGACGATGGTGATGGAGACGATGAAAATGATGACACGAGCTACATGGAAACTAGTTCCGCTGCTGGTGCAGTCGAGGATACAGAGAGTGAAAGCACTTCACCAAAAGCAGGATCATCGAAAGATCATGTCAGTGACTCATCAGCATCTAAACAAAAGCAGCCAAAACCACAAAGTACCCGCAAAAGTAAGCAGACTACCACGAAGGTTGATGTGGAACTGGAGGTGATGAAAGTTGTTGGGGAAGGTTTGAAGACCATGTGTAGCAGCATGCAGCAGCAACCGCAAGCagcaaaggaagaaaaagatgAAGATGATTTATTTGGAGTTTTTGTTGCCTCGCAGCTAAAATGCATGGACCAGTCAAGGAAAGCAAAGGCAAAATATCACATAAATAACATGATCTTTCAGGTTATGATGTCTGGCCCATCTGGGGATGGCCCAACTGGTTTTATGCAAGATTTAAACAGTGGCCAAGGTTTCTACCTTGGCTAA
- the LOC136929812 gene encoding heterogeneous nuclear ribonucleoprotein H2-like: protein MTTLDSESPESNSDNMNDDPREEFVVRARGLPWSATAESVAEFFSDCNIRGGAKNGIHFTYSSEGRPSGECFVELVSIEDMENALAKSNNFLGKRYVEVFESKAGEMEWTCKRMGQPQDRGNEAVVRLRGLPFQVSKEEIAQFFTGLEIVPNGITITLDEDGRTTGDAFVEFASPELASQAMKKNKESIGHRYIEIFKSSKADIKYVSKPKLKPLMSTRPGPYDRSPGGFGGGRGRFGGVVAGDGRRFRGRGGPVFGGGYGGDYNGYGGGRGGSSRGGRGGRGMGGRGGFRNQGRSGGGGNFGSMSSTGHTVHMRGLPFAAKESDVKQFFMPLNPVNVWMEYSGGSFSGQVDVDFASHEDAQAAMLKNKQSMGHRYIELFLRSQPDMEDVSGRGWAGSESGGQNFGSGNSGGDNFSRNNFGSGNFGGNFNAGDNYRNFGGAGSSFGGNQTNIGGFGGQANQSSGFNSPQPQQQQQQQQQQSNFSNQMGVGGGGGSFGNQGNSFSSNAGAFNAGPSPGGGNYSAQSSYGQTTGFSGSGFGGQMSSGLSTGMTTAMNTGMNTGSYAAQASAYSNPTQQSTPFNQQQQQQQQQQQAAYGDASAYGASASASYFANMQTPIKQEPQSAGTAGMVSYPGYQ from the exons ATGACAACACTCGATAGCGAAAGCCCCGAG aGTAACTCTGACAACATGAATGATGATCCCAGAGAGGAATTTGTTGTCCGTGCGCGTGGATTGCCTTGGTCTGCAACAGCAGAAAGCGTGGCGGAATTCTTTTCAG ATTGTAATATCCGTGGTGGTGCCAAAAATGGGATTCATTTCACATACAGTAGTGAAGGACGCCCTAGTGGGGAATGTTTTGTGGAACTTGTTTCCATAGAAGACATGGAAAA cGCTCTTGCCAAAAGCAATAACTTCCTTGGTAAGAGATATGTAGAGGTGTTTGAATCTAAAGCTGGAGAGATGGAATGGACTTGTAAAAGAATGGGGCAGCCCCAAGACAGAGGCAATGAGGCAGTGGTTCGACTAAGGGGCCTACCATTTCAAGTGTCTAAAGAAGAAATTGCACAGTTTTTCACAG GGCTGGAGATAGTTCCTAATGGGATAACAATCACTCTGGATGAGGACGGGCGGACTACGGGGGATGCTTTTGTGGAATTTGCTTCTCCTGAATTAGCTTCTCAAgctatgaaaaaaaacaaagaatccATAGGGCACAG GTACATTGAGATCTTCAAGAGCTCAAAAGCAGACATTAAGTATGTGTCAAAGCCAAAACTCAAGCCTTTAATGTCCACTCGACCTGGTCCTTATGATAGATCACCTGGTGGTTTTGGAGGTGGGCGGGGACGATTTGGTGGTGTTGTGGCAGGAGATGGCAGAAG ATTCAGAGGACGAGGAGGTCCTGTTTTTGGAGGGGGTTATGGAGGGGACTACAATGGCTATGGAGGGGGACGTGGAGGATCGAGCCGTGGTGGCCGTGGTGGCAGAGGCATGGGTGGCAGAGGGGGATTTCGTAATCAGGGACGAAGTGGCGGGGGTGGTAATTTTGGATCTATGTCCTCCACTGGTCACACTGTGCACATGCGAGGATTGCCTTTTGCAGCAAAAGAAAGTGATGTGAAACAGTTCTTTATGCCTCTTAATCCTGTCAACGTTTGGATGGAATATTCCGGGGGCTCGTTCAGTGGTCAAGTTGATGTTGACTTTGCAAGCCATGAGGATGCCCAAGCTGCCATGCTGAAGAACAAACAGTCAATGG GTCATCGTTATATTGAGTTGTTTTTACGCTCCCAACCTGATATGGAAGATGTCTCTGGAAGGGGTTGGGCTGGCTCAGAAAGTGGAGGACAGAATTTTGGTAGTGGAAATAGTGGTG GTGATAACTTCAGCAGAAATAACTTTGGCAGTGGAAACTTTGGAGGAAACTTCAATGCAGGAGATAACTATAGGAACTTTGGAGGAGCAGGTAGCAGCTTTGGAGGCAATCAAACCAATATTGGTGGGTTTGGAGGCCAAGCAAACCAGAGCAGTGGCTTCAACAGCCCACAGccacaacagcaacagcagcagcagcagcagcagagTAACTTCAGCAACCAGATGGGAGTAGGAGGCGGTGGTGGGAGTTTTGGAAATCAAGGCAATTCATTCAGCAGTAATGCAGGAGCATTCAATGCTGGCCCAAGTCCAGGCGGTGGAAACTACAGCGCACAGAGTTCATACGGGCAAACCACTGGCTTTAGTGGGTCAGGCTTTGGAGGTCAGATGTCTTCGGGGCTGAGCACCGGAATGACAACTGCAATGAATACTGGGATGAACACAGGCAGTTATGCAGCACAAGCTAGTGCCTATAGCAACCCTACGCAACAGAGCACCCCATTCAAccagcagcagcaacaacaacaacagcagcagcaggCTGCATACGGCGATGCTTCAGCCTATGGTGCAAGCGCCAGTGCATCGTACTTCGCAAACATGCAGACGCCAATCAAGCAGGAACCACAGTCTGCAGGAACGGCTGGCATGGTGTCTTATCCTGGTTACCAGTGA
- the LOC136928638 gene encoding uncharacterized protein, which produces MAPMLYVALMLQLLAFVARTMLNREHLRYRIVAIHCILLLLLLLSRRSRAREKRAKGRRFWVRAIFRQRQRFGCYHTLVQELRLEDREWHFKFIRMSPERFEHLLRLIAPLISKKKTKLRNPIGPAERLYLTLRYLASGDSQQSQSFHFRIGKATVSKIIKETCTAIWRCLNREYLQPPQSSNRWKRIADDFEELWGFPHCLGAGDGKHVVIDCPKKSGSTYFNYKGTFSILLLAYCDAKYQFTLVDIGQYGSQNDSGTYNDSSISAALANNTLNMPRAENLEGCNLQPLPYVFVVDEGLPLKYFQMRPWPGRNLSEDHAIFNYRLSRARRVIENCFGILTARWRIFRRPIRADVSLVRKIVQATVCLHNYLRLTDNAMYCPIGFVDSEDSSGEIREGEWRTIVAADHGAFQNIETPKGRPQNDANLVRESLTSYFLTDRGSLPWQWQHARSTGPDLATA; this is translated from the coding sequence ATGGCGCCCATGCTTTATGTTGCGTTGATGTTACAGCTGCTAGCATTCGTGGCTCGTACAATGCTAAACAGGGAACATCTCCGCTATCGTATTGTTGCCATTCACTGCATCTTACTTCTGTTACTTCTCCTCTCTCGACGTTCTCGGGCTAGAGAAAAACGAGCAAAGGGACGTCGCTTTTGGGTGAGAGCAATATTCAGACAACGACAAAGATTTGGTTGCTACCATACCTTGGTTCAGGAGCTTCGACTTGAAGATAGAGAATGGCACTTTAAATTTATAAGGATGTCTCCTGAACGATTTGAACATCTTCTCAGACTTATTGCACCACtcatatccaaaaagaaaacaaagctacGAAACCCTATTGGACCGGCTGAGCGTCTCTATCTTACTTTACGATATCTTGCATCTGGGGATTCCCAGCAGTCACAGTCATTTCATTTTCGTATTGGCAAGGCAACTGTATCGAAGATAATCAAAGAAACTTGTACTGCGATTTGGCGCTGCTTAAACCGCGAGTACTTACAACCTCCTCAAAGTAGTAATCGGTGGAAACGAATTGCTGATGATTTTGAAGAATTGTGGGGTTTCCCTCACTGTCTTGGTGCTGGCGATGGCAAGCATGTCGTTATTGATTGTCCCAAGAAAAGTGGATCTACTTACTTCAATTACAAAGGAACGTTCAGCATTCTTCTGTTAGCCTATTGTGACGCAAAGTATCAATTTACCTTAGTTGACATTGGACAATATGGGAGTCAGAACGATTCTGGTACCTACAATGATTCTTCAATAAGTGCTGCCCTTGCAAACAATACGCTTAATATGCCAAGAGCTGAAAATCTTGAAGGGTGTAACCTTCAGCCCCTTCCATATGTTTTTGTAGTTGATGAAGGTTTGCCTctcaaatattttcaaatgcGCCCTTGGCCAGGACGAAATCTCTCAGAAGATCACGCAATATTTAACTATCGTCTCTCAAGGGCAAGGAGAGTGATTGAAAACTGTTTTGGGATTTTAACCGCAAGGTGGCGAATCTTTCGTCGACCAATCCGTGCAGATGTTTCTCTTGTTCGTAAGATAGTGCAAGCTACCGTTTGCCTTCACAACTACTTGCGACTCACAGATAATGCCATGTATTGTCCAATAGGGTTTGTTGATTCTGAAGATAGCAGTGGGGAAATCCGTGAAGGGGAATGGCGAACTATTGTTGCAGCTGATCACGGGGCATTTCAAAACATTGAAACGCCTAAGGGACGACCTCAAAATGACGCAAACCTCGTGAGGGAAAGTTTAACCAGCTACTTCCTAACAGACCGAGGGAGTCTTCCATGGCAGTGGCAACACGCTAGGAGCACTGGGCCTGATTTGGCGACTGCTTAA